aataaatgggATTCTTTTGCTTTTTGAATTTTGAATATCCCCCAATATCGGTATTAAGCAAATAATAACCATCAATTTTCACACCATGGCATACCTAAACTATTATACCACTGCAACCCTAGTTGAACACTGAACGCACTACCTTTTTGTTTCCCTCAGGCACTCTCTGTGTGAGACTCCAAGCAATAGAGTCAGCAGCACAACAAAAGCTGTTCAGAAGAAAGATCAGACCACCTGCACAAATAACGACCGCCTGGACATTTCTTTTAGAGATCCAATTGCCCATGAAGACGAGCTTTACTCAGCTGCATCACAAAGCACAAGCCAAAGAGATCAGTCTGTCTGCTGTGAGATCAATGGgagtttcaaaacctgtgtgAAAGAAAGTGAGCATCCAGCTCCTCGGATCTATGAAAACATTGGTGGGATCGCCGCTGAACCAGCAAAGCCCTCACATCAGCCTCCCCTGTACATGAACAGCAGTGAAATCGTAATGCCTGTGTCTCGAAATGAAAAGATGTTTCTTGCAGAGAGGGTAGTCCTCTACAACCAGCCTGTGGCTATACTTCAGATGCCAGGCCAATTCAGGTCATCAGAACAAGCATCCGGCAGCAAGTCTGCCACTCTACCTAGGAAGCTTATCCGATATGAGAACCTGGAAAAGTCAGTTAGCAAAGACACTTTTACACAGACTTTGCCAAAATCACTTCTGCTTCTGGACAATTCCAAACAGGTCCAAGAGGAAGCAGAAACCACAGAGTCCCCATATGGAGATCCTGGAACATCTAGCAATCCAGGAGGCTGGAGCTACTTTAACGGTCTACTGGAGTCCGTATCTGTTCCAGGAACCCTCAACGAAGCTAGGGGGATAGACGCCCTTTGCGGGAATCATCAGGGAATCTCAGAGCAGACTTTGCTAGAGCTGTCCAAAAGCAAACCCTTCCCTCACCCAAGGGCCTGGTTTGTCTCCTTGGAGGGCAAACCTGCTGCTCAGGTACGTCACTCCATTGTAGACCTTCGAAGAAGTCACCTCCTCACTGACAGCAATGACACcagtctggactctggggtagACCTAAATGAACAACAGCAGTTAGGTCAGCAGGGTGTGAGGAGCATGGTCTGTAGACGGCCTCTCTGCTTAGAAGATGGGGATCTGAGCAGCAGTGAGAGTGGAACCACCACAGTCTGCAGCCCAGAGGAACCTGCCCTCAAAAACATTCTCCACGGCAGTAGTGGAACCATCTCCAACCTCCCACAGGACAGACCGCATGCAGATACTTTCACCATAAACAAGGGCAGTGAGTGCACATCCAGCACACGAGTGCACAAGCTCAAGAAGTCAAGTGAGACGGGCCGAGCGAAGAAACCAAAAAACACCTGGCACCGAAGGGAGGAGAGGCCACTTATGAAGCTCAAATAGAGACCTGCTGGAGTTGGAAATGGTAAAGCTTAGATGATTGAACACATTTAAGGCTTTTGACTCCTAAAAGTTACATGTCACCAAAAACAAAGCAGACCAAGAACcaacactatatatccaaatatttgtggacaccccttctaatgaatgcattcagctgctttaagttacaCCTAttggtgacacagatgtgatgcacacacatacacacatccctggcatgtctagtctctgtagagacgttggaataggactctctgaagcagataaacaaaaacctattggcaccatgcctaatgccaggcgtgggctagcggggtatgaagcccccagcattgagctatggagcagtggaactgtgttctctggaatgataaatAGGGCTCTatgtccaatacttttaggatgagttggggagttgcggatgaggtgggttggtgatcatcctacATCCTCACCTTACTAATACTCGTTTTGCTGAAGGCAaacaaatcttcacagcaatgaaTTCTTTGGACAATTCTTTGGACAATTGAGACCAgctggagaaactctttttttaatacccctgatttctgaagaaacaatgaatgagcaattgtcccaatacttttgtcaatatagtgtatatttagctCATAACCTAATTAAATTATTGTAATATAACATGTATCATGCTTACCATATACATGATGCATGTTCACAATTTCTGTTCTGTTGATGTGCCACTTTTcttctgtacatgtttttatttttctgactAAGCTGAGTCAATAAAGCTTATATAAAGACCCTTACACGAAACTGACTAAACAGCATACATTCTGATTCATTTCTCTTTCACTATTTGAAAgcaataatgtatatatttggggagttgaggatgaggtgggttggtgatcttccaacatccttacCTTACTAATAACAAGCCATGGCCCAGTTCTGGcccacactactactactactactactgtaatcTAACCCACATGCCTGACTTTGTACAATTACTAGAGTTGGTCTGGTTTTGACCCAAAACAGAAATGCTGCAACATTTCACATCATATATTGCATGTGGGGCACATGTGGCTTAGACCTCAAATGCCATGACATGACCTTAAATTCAGCTGCTGCAACTGGACCTGTTTAGGCCCACAGTGCACTTACCATTGCTGTACCTGACCTGTAAGTGCTTTAAGTGGGTCATATTTGGGCcagaatttttttttgctttctagGAAAGAGTCCTGACTCCTGTAGGACTACATTACTACAAGTTCTCTGGGCTTTAAGCTGGTGGGGGTTAGGAAATGACCTTACTGACCTCTGCCACCATATTGTCTCTCAAGAGTTCAAGTGTCTCCTCTATCTTCAGTCTTCAAAATTAAAGTAATTTTGGGAGGAATACAGGAATACAGGTATAGGTAATAGTGTTAAAGAGCTGTAGACGTGTAAAACTACTGCCTGGGAACAATGAACAATTGTACAATGAAAGAACCTGGGGTACAGCAGTCACTGACGTGCAGATAGTGATCtaataaatatatgatattttattgcCTGTTTTTAGTAGGACATTGTGTTATTTTACATAACCAAACAAGGCAATTGACATAGCTATTACTTTGTAATTTGTGTAGGGTATTTTCCAAACGCAGTTCTGGTGGTATTCGGTAGAGGTCGCTGTTTCCCCTTTACGCAAGCCTACTACAATCGAAAGTGAAAGCAGCCCGGCTCGGTGCACTGAAAGCCAGAGGACTAAGAAGAAGACAGGCGAAATTATCAGCGATAATAAGGTACTTTTATGAATTCAGCCTCGTTAAATATCTTTAAGTGCGATAGAGATATCACTGAGCGATTATGCAGAGGTTTCTTTGGAGGCAGGACGCTTCATTCACCGAGAGCTTTATGTAGGATTTTAGTCCATGTCGACATGATTGCCTCATGCAATTCCTAGAGAGTTTCCAGGAGCACTTTCACGCTGTGAATCTCCCTTTCTTACACCCCTGATAGCAGGAGGGCAGCGGACCACTGTTGGCTATGCTGGCCACGTGTCCTCCATCCGCTTCCTTCACCCCCTTCGCCCCCTTCACCCCCTTCGCCCGGACCGTGTCAGTCATCAAGCCACGGATTTCCAAAAAGATTTCAAAGGAATTATCTTCTTTATTACGCTCATAAACTTggctctaaatatatatatatatataaattttaatATTTCTGTGTGTTCCTGTGGACTTGTGACACGTCATCAGCTGCAGCCCAATACTGCTCCATTCAGGAGTCCAGAAACCCCAAAAGTTACTGCTTGTTCCCACTGATCCCCCTCCTCTCCTCACTGACCCGGAAACTGattttcaattcaattttaattcagttttatttctaTAGGCTTTTTACAGAATAGATCCGGGTTCGAGACTCTtctgagcaagctagtggcaacagtggcaaaaaaaaggaaccttgggaggaacctagattcaaaaggggaacccatcctccacaggtcgacaccagataatgataaaaagcaaagcaggaataaaaacaacaataaaaataaactgaattaagaaaaaaaaaaggtaaatgtggCCTCAAGCCATACACGATTGGCTTAGTCcatcagtagtcaacatcatatctaCGATGCTTTGTGATATGCTGGAAGAAGCCATTAGAAGATTGcctttctgctcaccacaattggaCAGAGTGCTTATGTGAGTTACCGTAGTCTTTCcgtcagctccaaccagccgGTTGGCCTCTCTCAAGGCATTCTGAGGTTGATGTGAACAGTAGCTGAGGCTCCTGGCttgtatctgcatgattttaagcattgcactgctgcccaATGATTGGCCAATTAGATGACTgcatgaatgggcaggtgtacAAGTCTTAATagtcctaataaagtgcttggtggtTTAGCAGACATGCCATGTTACATATTCAGTAGCAGATCATGATCCATCAGAGCGTGTATTGGTTGTATTGTGTCTGTGCTGAAATATACAGTGCTTTAATTTGCTGTGTTTTTGATCTTAGACAGAATGGATACTGTTATCAAGCGTAAAAAGCCGGAGCTGATCAGATGGCTGCGTGGGAATGATTTGATTTTACAGTATGTAGATTCTGAGGAAATTTTAACAACCGCTGAGTACACAAAGCTAATGTCTATCAAAGCTGATGATGAAAGAAATACAAAGCTTTTGGACATGATCTATCTCAAGGGACCAGAcgtttgcagtgtttttttgaGAGTATTGAAAAGGGACAAGGTGAACGAGTCAAGCCCGGAGCTCAGGAAATGGATATCTGCTGTGGACACCTCAGGTACCTCAGGTAGGCCAAATCCACACGCAGGTACCACTACTTTTACTACAATGaaataatacttaataataatattactatataaataatataatataaataatactaatagaAACACATTAATGAGGAAAAACCCTCCTGATTCTGTCAGCAGTGTGTCAAAATGATAATATTAACTCCTTGACCATGGAAGACTTATGACTTCAGCTCGCAATTACTTCTTACTTTGTCAAGGATTTTCTAAAGCATTATTTTTTCAAAATTGAGTTatcttaaaaaatgtttttcttgttttatggGAATGATTTTGAAATGATTGAcgtattttataataaatgtcATCATTAATAATGAAGCTACTAATTGCTTTTGATATTCTGTAAAATAATTGTGGCTCAAAATAAGTCATTAAGTTGATAATACACataaagaaggtttttttttgtttgttttttaaaaagcaattaTTTTGACATTAACTTTCTATGCAAGTGGAAATGCTCCCATATTGCTGCCAGAAACAGAGAGGGGAAAACATAGGCAATATTGGTCAAAACAGGATTCCGATCATTagaacagatcagatcagtttcTGTTTTTATAATAATCTCATAAAGTCATTTGGACTAAACGTGGACTAAAATACTGTGTAGCAAAAAGTAAATTCCTTTCCTGGTTTGAAAGAGTTCATTAGTTGTTGTCCATTTTTATTTCCTACAGAAACAAGTGTGGCTCCAGGGGCCAGTGCCCAAAGCTCAGGTGCGTATAATCCTACAGCCGTGTTTGTAAGTCGCTTTTCATGAATGTCAGGATTTTTAGGTTCAGTTGTTTAGTTGTGATGGTCAGTTATGATCATTGCTGTCACCAAAGGTTAATACACCTAATAGGACCTTTATGTAGCCTCACGCAGCAGACTGGTGAGGTGCAGACTTGACAGAATGACCGTAACTATTAGTGAGCATAGTTATTGATTGTAAATCATGACTTTCTGTGTCAACAGGAAGGGCTGGGCATATTCAAGCAGATGGTGGCAGTAGTGTTTTTGGCCCTCAAATAAGTTATGCAAACATATCGGGCGACTTCAATatgaatgtgcaaatgcatcACAATACCGGCCAGTAAGGATTGATGAAAATCTGCACATAACTTATGGTAAATACAGCATTTTGA
The genomic region above belongs to Salminus brasiliensis chromosome 8, fSalBra1.hap2, whole genome shotgun sequence and contains:
- the LOC140560552 gene encoding protein FAM171B-like isoform X1, which encodes MFPLPVFLLFLTLSICSKDGLRGVVVDHSFVRTEDALQRERGVSARAAVLDAAFTLRIQVKDAVSHQPLSQASVNVFVNYTLISSTKTSRDGSSALSIPYSQGRALIVVASKDGYVPTALPWKTTKKPIFSSVTLSVFSQNQGNIWLFEDLVVITGKIPGAMPQPNVQFSKSLLSLPESNISSLTAYLTGPQLPAERHYIPHTTGIIISKSGYRSIELNPVAAVSVQLLCSEEDIQVTGPIQITLPLPKSSQSKPSDTIPAWSFNRKTGAWVNRGLGIVKMEDTRLVWVYIAPNLGYWIAAPFPSPPGYLGHENTLDFFSYHTYLLMAILGGTLVIAVGLFGVVSCCCRHSLCETPSNRVSSTTKAVQKKDQTTCTNNDRLDISFRDPIAHEDELYSAASQSTSQRDQSVCCEINGSFKTCVKESEHPAPRIYENIGGIAAEPAKPSHQPPLYMNSSEIVMPVSRNEKMFLAERVVLYNQPVAILQMPGQFRSSEQASGSKSATLPRKLIRYENLEKSVSKDTFTQTLPKSLLLLDNSKQVQEEAETTESPYGDPGTSSNPGGWSYFNGLLESVSVPGTLNEARGIDALCGNHQGISEQTLLELSKSKPFPHPRAWFVSLEGKPAAQVRHSIVDLRRSHLLTDSNDTSLDSGVDLNEQQQLGQQGVRSMVCRRPLCLEDGDLSSSESGTTTVCSPEEPALKNILHGSSGTISNLPQDRPHADTFTINKGSECTSSTRVHKLKKSSETGRAKKPKNTWHRREERPLMKLK
- the LOC140560552 gene encoding protein FAM171B-like isoform X2, giving the protein MFPLPVFLLFLTLSICSKDGLRGVVVDHSFVRTEDALQRERGVSARAAVLDAAFTLRIQVKDAVSHQPLSQASVNVFVNYTLISSTKTSRDGSSALSIPYSQGRALIVVASKDGYVPTALPWKTTKKPIFSQNQGNIWLFEDLVVITGKIPGAMPQPNVQFSKSLLSLPESNISSLTAYLTGPQLPAERHYIPHTTGIIISKSGYRSIELNPVAAVSVQLLCSEEDIQVTGPIQITLPLPKSSQSKPSDTIPAWSFNRKTGAWVNRGLGIVKMEDTRLVWVYIAPNLGYWIAAPFPSPPGYLGHENTLDFFSYHTYLLMAILGGTLVIAVGLFGVVSCCCRHSLCETPSNRVSSTTKAVQKKDQTTCTNNDRLDISFRDPIAHEDELYSAASQSTSQRDQSVCCEINGSFKTCVKESEHPAPRIYENIGGIAAEPAKPSHQPPLYMNSSEIVMPVSRNEKMFLAERVVLYNQPVAILQMPGQFRSSEQASGSKSATLPRKLIRYENLEKSVSKDTFTQTLPKSLLLLDNSKQVQEEAETTESPYGDPGTSSNPGGWSYFNGLLESVSVPGTLNEARGIDALCGNHQGISEQTLLELSKSKPFPHPRAWFVSLEGKPAAQVRHSIVDLRRSHLLTDSNDTSLDSGVDLNEQQQLGQQGVRSMVCRRPLCLEDGDLSSSESGTTTVCSPEEPALKNILHGSSGTISNLPQDRPHADTFTINKGSECTSSTRVHKLKKSSETGRAKKPKNTWHRREERPLMKLK
- the LOC140560552 gene encoding protein FAM171B-like isoform X3, with translation MDTSQQHFLGKPPRSQNQGNIWLFEDLVVITGKIPGAMPQPNVQFSKSLLSLPESNISSLTAYLTGPQLPAERHYIPHTTGIIISKSGYRSIELNPVAAVSVQLLCSEEDIQVTGPIQITLPLPKSSQSKPSDTIPAWSFNRKTGAWVNRGLGIVKMEDTRLVWVYIAPNLGYWIAAPFPSPPGYLGHENTLDFFSYHTYLLMAILGGTLVIAVGLFGVVSCCCRHSLCETPSNRVSSTTKAVQKKDQTTCTNNDRLDISFRDPIAHEDELYSAASQSTSQRDQSVCCEINGSFKTCVKESEHPAPRIYENIGGIAAEPAKPSHQPPLYMNSSEIVMPVSRNEKMFLAERVVLYNQPVAILQMPGQFRSSEQASGSKSATLPRKLIRYENLEKSVSKDTFTQTLPKSLLLLDNSKQVQEEAETTESPYGDPGTSSNPGGWSYFNGLLESVSVPGTLNEARGIDALCGNHQGISEQTLLELSKSKPFPHPRAWFVSLEGKPAAQVRHSIVDLRRSHLLTDSNDTSLDSGVDLNEQQQLGQQGVRSMVCRRPLCLEDGDLSSSESGTTTVCSPEEPALKNILHGSSGTISNLPQDRPHADTFTINKGSECTSSTRVHKLKKSSETGRAKKPKNTWHRREERPLMKLK
- the LOC140560553 gene encoding uncharacterized protein, translated to MDTVIKRKKPELIRWLRGNDLILQYVDSEEILTTAEYTKLMSIKADDERNTKLLDMIYLKGPDVCSVFLRVLKRDKVNESSPELRKWISAVDTSGTSETSVAPGASAQSSANPNSSTSPAGNQRIADNEDFLKKNRSQLINKVKNVVGIVDDLLLTDEMASLVQAEPTDQARMRKVLDFTKSKKAAEVLIKALWKHAGDVMEDLTNEA